The following coding sequences lie in one Rhodospirillaceae bacterium genomic window:
- a CDS encoding putative hydro-lyase, producing the protein MNEMTVSAAAGHTDVLVRGAQSARKPIRSGAYTGQTSALGPGIVQGNVAVLPGDWADEFLHFCRRNPKPCTPIAVSEPGDPMLPELGDDIDIRTDVPAYRVFMDGKPVAETTDLHDWWRDDLVTFVLGCSFSFEHALVQAGLRLRHWDAGTTVPMYKTNIETAATPRFSGPTVVSMRPFSPADAIRAIQTTSRYPSVHGAPIHFGDPAAIGIADIDAPDYGDAVEIRAGEVPVFWACGVTPQAVIERAKPPLCITHKPGSMLITDLPNSSLAVF; encoded by the coding sequence ATGAACGAAATGACTGTCTCGGCCGCCGCCGGCCATACCGATGTCCTGGTCCGGGGTGCGCAGTCGGCGCGCAAACCGATTCGCAGCGGCGCCTATACCGGCCAGACCAGCGCGCTCGGGCCGGGGATCGTCCAGGGCAATGTCGCCGTGCTTCCGGGCGACTGGGCCGACGAATTCCTGCATTTCTGCCGCCGCAATCCGAAACCCTGCACGCCCATCGCCGTCTCCGAGCCGGGCGATCCGATGCTGCCGGAGCTGGGCGACGATATCGACATTCGCACCGACGTGCCGGCCTATCGCGTATTCATGGACGGAAAGCCGGTCGCCGAGACGACGGATCTGCACGACTGGTGGCGCGACGATCTGGTGACCTTTGTCCTGGGCTGTTCCTTCTCCTTCGAGCATGCGCTCGTCCAGGCCGGGCTGCGCCTCCGCCACTGGGACGCCGGCACCACCGTGCCGATGTACAAGACGAATATCGAGACCGCCGCCACGCCGCGCTTCTCGGGCCCGACGGTCGTGTCCATGCGGCCGTTCTCGCCGGCCGACGCCATCCGGGCGATCCAGACCACGTCGCGCTATCCCAGCGTCCACGGCGCGCCGATCCATTTCGGCGATCCGGCCGCCATCGGCATCGCGGACATCGATGCGCCGGACTACGGCGACGCGGTCGAGATACGGGCGGGCGAAGTGCCGGTCTTCTGGGCCTGCGGAGTCACCCCGCAAGCGGTCATCGAGCGCGCGAAACCGCCGCTCTGCATCACCCACAAGCCCGGCTCGATGCTGATCACGGACCTGCCGAACAGTTCGCTGGCGGTGTTCTGA
- a CDS encoding TRAP transporter small permease, with translation MRGGRVPGAEIVRLLTWISRSAIWIGGAGILFSAGLVTVEITVRKFFGMSLGGADEVSGYIFAVSTMWALPFALLNRANVRIDVVYLRLPAWLRSFLDVFSLVLLVGFVAVVFWHSVNLFVENRANDTRSITPLQARVWIWQGLWILGMALFLLTGAVLFVLAVAALLLWRHDRVAGLIGSRSSEEEIASETAFLGESGGGTRPDGRRGV, from the coding sequence GTGCGCGGCGGCCGCGTCCCCGGCGCCGAAATCGTTCGGCTGCTGACCTGGATCTCCCGGTCGGCCATCTGGATCGGCGGCGCCGGGATTCTGTTCTCGGCCGGGCTCGTGACCGTCGAAATCACGGTCCGCAAGTTTTTCGGTATGAGCCTCGGCGGCGCCGACGAGGTGTCGGGCTACATCTTCGCGGTCAGCACCATGTGGGCCCTGCCGTTCGCGCTGCTGAACCGCGCGAATGTCCGGATCGATGTCGTCTACCTGCGGCTGCCGGCCTGGCTGCGGTCCTTCCTGGACGTCTTCAGCCTGGTCCTTCTCGTCGGCTTCGTGGCCGTCGTGTTCTGGCACTCGGTGAACCTGTTCGTGGAGAACCGGGCCAACGACACCCGCTCGATCACGCCGCTCCAGGCCAGGGTGTGGATCTGGCAGGGTCTGTGGATCCTCGGCATGGCCCTGTTCCTGCTGACCGGCGCGGTCCTGTTCGTTCTTGCCGTTGCCGCTCTGCTCCTGTGGCGGCACGACCGCGTCGCCGGCCTGATCGGCAGCCGCAGCAGCGAGGAAGAGATCGCCAGCGAGACCGCCTTTCTGGGCGAGAGCGGCGGCGGGACCCGGCCCGACGGTCGCAGGGGCGTGTGA
- a CDS encoding TRAP transporter large permease subunit produces MATNTLVLLLVLLAASVPVAGAIGVLAIVVGEVYSPMPLVRAIAENLWQTGREFILIAIPMFILLGEILLRSGIAQRMYDAMAKWLSWLPGGLMHSNIGACAMFSATSGSSVATAATVSTVALPEVDKRGYNERLFLGTLAAGGTLGILIPPSINLIVYGLLTDTSVPDLYLAGFLPGFLLASLFMLTVMIACLARPHWGGERIRATWRERFVALIDLLPPVLLFVVVVGSIYAGFATPTEAASLGVVFALILAAFHGRLSLRMIAQAVEGAMTTTAMVMLIILAAVFLNFVLGIAGVIQAMTAGITALGLSPYELLLAIIVFLVVLGCFMETYSMLILTAPLLVPIVAQQDFGLADADANKVWFGIIMIILLETALITPPVGVNLYVVQGVRARGSITDTISGSLPFVVTMFVMIALIVLFPPLTLNLFQDHAVPVISWFFVDFLGSIF; encoded by the coding sequence ATGGCGACAAACACCCTCGTCCTGCTGCTCGTCCTGTTGGCCGCCAGCGTGCCGGTCGCCGGCGCGATCGGCGTGCTCGCGATCGTCGTCGGCGAGGTCTATTCGCCCATGCCGCTGGTCCGGGCGATCGCCGAAAACCTGTGGCAGACCGGCCGGGAGTTCATCCTGATCGCCATCCCCATGTTCATCCTGCTGGGCGAAATTCTGCTGCGCTCCGGCATCGCGCAGCGCATGTACGATGCAATGGCGAAGTGGCTGTCGTGGCTGCCCGGCGGGCTGATGCACTCCAACATCGGCGCCTGCGCCATGTTCTCCGCGACGTCCGGCTCCAGCGTGGCGACCGCCGCGACCGTGAGCACCGTGGCGCTGCCGGAAGTCGACAAACGCGGCTATAACGAGCGCCTGTTTCTCGGCACGCTGGCGGCCGGCGGCACGCTCGGCATCCTCATCCCGCCGTCGATCAACCTGATCGTCTACGGGCTGTTGACCGACACCTCGGTGCCGGACCTGTATCTGGCCGGTTTTCTGCCCGGCTTCCTGCTGGCCAGCCTGTTCATGCTGACCGTGATGATCGCCTGCCTCGCCCGCCCGCACTGGGGCGGCGAGCGCATCCGGGCGACCTGGCGGGAACGCTTCGTCGCGCTGATCGATCTGCTGCCGCCGGTCCTGCTGTTCGTGGTCGTGGTCGGGTCGATCTATGCCGGCTTTGCCACCCCGACGGAGGCAGCGTCGCTCGGGGTCGTGTTCGCGCTGATCCTGGCGGCGTTCCACGGGCGGTTGTCGCTGCGCATGATCGCGCAGGCGGTCGAGGGCGCGATGACGACGACGGCAATGGTCATGCTGATCATCCTGGCCGCCGTGTTCCTGAATTTCGTCCTGGGCATCGCCGGCGTGATCCAGGCGATGACGGCCGGGATCACGGCGCTCGGCCTGTCGCCCTACGAACTGCTGCTTGCGATCATCGTCTTCCTGGTCGTCCTCGGCTGCTTCATGGAGACCTATTCCATGCTGATTCTGACGGCGCCCCTGCTGGTGCCGATCGTCGCGCAGCAGGATTTCGGACTGGCGGACGCCGACGCCAACAAGGTGTGGTTCGGCATCATCATGATCATCCTGCTCGAAACCGCGCTGATCACGCCGCCCGTCGGGGTCAATCTGTATGTGGTCCAGGGTGTGCGGGCCCGGGGCTCGATCACGGACACGATTTCCGGCTCGCTGCCGTTCGTCGTCACCATGTTCGTGATGATCGCCCTGATCGTTCTGTTTCCCCCGCTCACGCTGAACCTTTTCCAGGACCATGCAGTGCCCGTGATTTCCTGGTTCTTCGTCGATTTCCTGGGCTCGATATTCTAG